One segment of Aquimarina sp. BL5 DNA contains the following:
- a CDS encoding glutamate-5-semialdehyde dehydrogenase gives MSITLDISQRNSVLQKMAVLVDQHRDAIITANLKDLELYTGDDLAMRDRLKVDQSKIETMIAALQQLSNQEDPIGVERFRFTHNNGMKVYNKTAPFGTVLIIYESRPDVTIEAAGIAFKSGNKILLKGGKESLHSNLEIVKLWHQAFEENNISSHWVEYLNYNRTETQAFLEKPTQNVDLIVPRGGEKLIAFVKQHASCPVIVSGRGNNFVYVHNEADRALALDNIINGKTDKISACNAVDKVLIDKNLPNKEDFVRNLITTLKNFNVEILGDASLSKYVDVNPISDDNIWQEEFLDYKIVIGETENAPEAISKINRYSGGHSAAIITRNQKEAEVFMSSVDCAAVYHNASTRFTDGFQLGLGGELAISTDKLHQRGPIGLQHLVTNKWYIHGDGQIR, from the coding sequence ATGAGCATTACATTAGATATATCACAAAGAAATTCAGTATTGCAAAAGATGGCAGTACTGGTAGATCAACATAGAGATGCCATAATTACCGCGAACTTAAAAGATCTAGAATTATATACAGGAGATGATTTGGCGATGCGTGATCGATTAAAAGTCGATCAAAGTAAAATTGAGACTATGATTGCAGCGCTTCAGCAATTAAGTAACCAGGAAGATCCGATAGGAGTGGAGCGTTTTCGATTTACTCATAATAACGGTATGAAGGTATATAATAAAACGGCTCCTTTTGGTACCGTATTAATTATTTATGAATCTAGACCAGATGTAACTATAGAAGCAGCAGGAATCGCATTTAAATCTGGGAATAAGATTTTATTAAAAGGAGGCAAAGAGTCTTTACATTCTAATTTAGAAATTGTAAAACTATGGCATCAAGCATTTGAGGAAAACAATATTTCATCGCATTGGGTAGAATATTTGAATTACAATAGAACAGAGACTCAAGCATTTTTAGAAAAACCAACCCAAAATGTTGACCTTATCGTACCTAGAGGAGGAGAAAAACTGATCGCATTTGTAAAACAACATGCTAGCTGTCCAGTAATAGTAAGTGGAAGGGGTAATAACTTTGTCTATGTCCATAATGAGGCAGATAGAGCTTTGGCTTTGGATAATATTATTAATGGGAAAACAGACAAAATTTCTGCTTGTAATGCTGTAGATAAAGTCTTAATAGATAAAAATCTCCCTAATAAGGAGGACTTTGTTAGAAACCTTATAACAACACTCAAAAATTTTAATGTAGAAATATTAGGGGATGCTTCATTGTCCAAATACGTAGATGTAAATCCAATTTCTGATGATAATATATGGCAGGAAGAATTCTTAGATTATAAAATTGTCATAGGGGAAACGGAAAATGCTCCAGAAGCAATTTCAAAAATAAATAGATATAGTGGAGGACATTCTGCAGCTATTATTACTAGAAACCAAAAGGAAGCAGAGGTCTTTATGTCATCCGTAGATTGTGCAGCGGTATATCATAATGCGTCGACTAGATTTACGGATGGTTTTCAGTTAGGCTTAGGAGGAGAATTAGCAATAAGTACGGATAAATTACATCAAAGAGGTCCGATAGGTTTACAACATCTGGTTACTAATAAATGGTATATACATGGAGATGGACAGATCAGATAA
- a CDS encoding aspartate aminotransferase family protein has protein sequence MKLFDVYPLYDVEPVNAYDSIVVGKDGIEYLDLYGGHAVISVGHGHPHYVKRVKEQLEKIGFYSNAVQNSLQSELADKLGELSGYNEFQLFLCNSGAEANENALKLASFYTGKSRVVAFHKGFHGRTSAAVAATDNAKINSPLNMQQNVTFLPLNDLDLVQAELKKGDVCAVIIEPIQGVGGLDEGTSEFFRGLEKLCKENDVVLILDEVQAGFGRTGKFFAHQYHGIRPDIISIAKGMGNGFPIGGIMIAPHIEPSYGMLGTTFGGNHLACAAALSVLEILEMENLIDNAKLTGDYFISQAIRLPGVKKVKGKGLMLGLEFDFEVSDLRKKLIYDEHIFTGGAMNKKLLRILPPLTIGKSEIDQFIKALQKVLVPEKI, from the coding sequence ATGAAATTATTTGATGTATATCCCTTATACGACGTGGAGCCTGTTAACGCTTATGATAGTATTGTGGTGGGTAAAGATGGAATTGAATATTTAGATTTATATGGAGGTCATGCCGTGATATCAGTCGGCCATGGACATCCACATTATGTAAAAAGAGTAAAAGAACAATTAGAAAAAATTGGATTTTATTCTAATGCTGTTCAAAACAGTTTACAATCCGAATTAGCGGATAAATTAGGTGAACTATCTGGTTATAATGAGTTTCAGTTATTTTTATGTAATTCTGGAGCAGAAGCAAATGAAAATGCGCTAAAACTAGCTTCTTTTTATACCGGTAAATCTAGAGTGGTAGCTTTTCATAAAGGATTCCACGGCAGAACTTCGGCGGCAGTTGCAGCTACAGATAACGCTAAGATTAATTCGCCCTTGAATATGCAGCAAAACGTCACCTTTTTACCATTAAATGATTTGGATTTAGTACAAGCCGAGTTAAAAAAAGGTGATGTATGTGCTGTAATCATTGAACCAATTCAGGGAGTTGGGGGATTAGATGAAGGAACTAGCGAGTTTTTTAGAGGCTTAGAAAAATTGTGCAAAGAAAATGATGTAGTGTTAATTCTGGATGAGGTACAGGCTGGATTTGGGAGAACTGGAAAATTCTTTGCACATCAATATCACGGAATTAGACCAGATATCATTTCTATTGCTAAAGGAATGGGTAATGGTTTTCCAATAGGTGGAATTATGATAGCGCCACACATTGAGCCTAGTTATGGAATGTTGGGGACAACCTTTGGAGGGAATCACCTGGCTTGTGCAGCAGCTTTATCAGTTTTAGAAATATTAGAAATGGAGAATTTGATTGATAATGCAAAACTTACAGGAGATTATTTTATATCCCAAGCTATTCGACTTCCTGGTGTGAAGAAAGTGAAAGGAAAGGGATTGATGCTGGGATTAGAATTTGATTTTGAAGTGAGTGATCTTAGAAAGAAACTGATTTATGATGAACATATTTTTACGGGAGGCGCAATGAATAAAAAGTTGTTAAGAATACTTCCGCCATTAACAATAGGTAAATCTGAAATAGATCAGTTCATTAAGGCATTGCAGAAAGTTTTAGTACCAGAAAAGATATAA
- the proC gene encoding pyrroline-5-carboxylate reductase has product MNKITIIGGGNLGKSIISGLADSDLFKAENITVVDKSKYNLKEVEGKLGVSTSQNIIASIKDVKWVILCVQPRQLDAVLQEIKDVVTADQILISTVTGTSIAEINEVLPNNKVVRVMPNTGAAKKLSMTCIAANDDVKEELSTVEKMFDTIGKTLVIEERLMQAATVLGASGIAFFLRFLRAMIQGGIQMGFHPHEAQIIAVQTAIGAATLVAENGTHPEREIDKVTTPQGCTIEGLNEMEHQGLSSSVIKGVMASYEKINTIK; this is encoded by the coding sequence ATGAATAAAATAACAATCATAGGAGGAGGTAACTTAGGGAAATCCATAATATCTGGATTGGCTGATAGTGATCTATTCAAGGCAGAAAATATAACAGTAGTAGATAAATCTAAATATAACTTAAAAGAAGTAGAAGGAAAATTAGGAGTATCGACATCACAAAACATTATAGCGTCCATAAAAGATGTAAAATGGGTGATTCTATGTGTACAACCAAGGCAATTAGATGCAGTTCTTCAAGAGATTAAAGATGTGGTAACAGCTGATCAGATATTGATCTCTACAGTTACTGGAACTTCTATTGCAGAAATCAATGAGGTCCTTCCTAATAATAAAGTAGTGCGAGTAATGCCTAATACTGGAGCTGCAAAAAAACTGTCGATGACTTGTATTGCTGCTAATGATGATGTAAAGGAGGAGTTGTCTACAGTAGAAAAAATGTTCGATACTATTGGAAAAACTTTAGTAATCGAAGAAAGATTAATGCAAGCAGCTACTGTTTTGGGAGCTAGTGGAATAGCTTTCTTTTTAAGATTTCTTAGAGCTATGATACAAGGCGGAATTCAAATGGGGTTTCATCCTCACGAAGCTCAGATTATAGCCGTACAAACTGCCATTGGTGCAGCAACCCTGGTAGCAGAAAATGGAACACATCCTGAGCGTGAAATTGATAAAGTAACTACACCACAAGGCTGTACGATTGAAGGACTAAATGAAATGGAGCACCAAGGATTAAGTTCCTCTGTCATAAAAGGAGTGATGGCTTCTTATGAAAAAATTAATACGATTAAATAA
- the argC gene encoding N-acetyl-gamma-glutamyl-phosphate reductase, whose product MIKVGIIGGSGYTAGELLRLLVNHSQVTLDFVYSTTNAGVSISKQHVDLLGDIDISFTDIINPDVDVLFLCLGHGRSRAFLEEHTFSDNTKIIDLGNDFRLENDQNFLGRDFVYGLPELQKEKIQSAQNIANPGCFATAIQLGLLPLASSGKLTDSIHVNATTGSTGAGVMPGGTTHFSWRDNNFSSYKVFTHQHLDEINQSIQQLQNDFDTPIFFIPNRGNFSKGIYATMYTKYDGSEKEAKALYDSFYKDAKFTIVSDSEIHLKQVVNTNKCILHVSKKDGMLLITSVIDNLIKGASGQAIHNMNLMFGIEEKTGLELKASAF is encoded by the coding sequence ATGATTAAAGTTGGAATTATAGGAGGATCGGGATATACAGCTGGAGAATTATTAAGGCTATTAGTTAATCATTCGCAGGTAACGCTGGATTTTGTATACAGTACTACAAATGCTGGTGTTTCTATTAGCAAACAGCACGTAGATTTATTAGGAGATATAGATATTTCGTTTACGGATATTATTAATCCAGATGTAGATGTATTATTTCTATGTCTTGGGCATGGTAGATCAAGAGCATTTCTGGAGGAACATACTTTTTCTGATAATACTAAGATTATAGATTTAGGGAACGATTTCAGATTAGAAAATGATCAAAATTTCTTAGGAAGAGATTTTGTTTATGGCTTACCTGAATTACAAAAAGAAAAGATTCAATCAGCTCAGAATATTGCGAACCCTGGATGTTTTGCCACTGCAATCCAGTTAGGATTATTACCATTGGCTTCATCTGGAAAATTAACTGATTCAATTCATGTGAATGCTACAACCGGAAGTACAGGAGCGGGAGTAATGCCCGGTGGTACTACACATTTTAGTTGGAGAGACAATAATTTCTCTAGTTATAAAGTGTTTACGCATCAACATCTTGATGAGATCAATCAGAGTATTCAACAATTACAAAATGATTTTGATACTCCTATTTTCTTTATACCCAATAGAGGTAATTTCAGTAAAGGTATTTATGCTACAATGTATACTAAATATGATGGATCAGAAAAAGAGGCGAAAGCCTTGTACGATTCTTTCTATAAAGATGCAAAATTCACAATAGTATCAGATTCTGAAATTCACCTTAAACAAGTGGTAAATACAAATAAATGTATTCTCCATGTTAGTAAAAAAGATGGAATGTTATTAATCACATCAGTGATCGATAATTTGATAAAAGGAGCTTCAGGGCAGGCTATTCATAATATGAACTTGATGTTTGGCATAGAAGAAAAAACAGGATTAGAATTAAAAGCAAGTGCATTTTAA
- a CDS encoding argininosuccinate synthase encodes MEKVVVAYSGGLDTSYCVKYLIHEKNFEVHTILVNTGGFSDEELEHTEKRAYELGSTSHVNKTILDKFYEKAIKYLIFGNVLKNNTYPLSVSAERIFQAIEVINYAKKVGAKYIAHGSTGAGNDQIRFDVIFQTLAPEIEIITPIRDLKLSRQAEVEFLKKHGVNYSWEKAQYSINKGIWGTSVGGKETLTSHNALPEDAYPSQLQKDKEETITLNFEKGELVGLDGIKDTPVKNIQKLEELASAFAIGRDIHVGDTIIGIKGRVGFEAAAPLVIIKAHHLLEKHVLTKWQQYWKEQLANWYGMLLHEGNYLDPVMRNIEVFLDDSQKSVTGDVIVKLKPYHFTLVGIESEFDMMKSDFGQYGEMNNSWTADDAKGFIKIYGNANKIYHNVNPSES; translated from the coding sequence ATGGAAAAAGTAGTAGTGGCATATAGTGGAGGTTTAGATACTTCCTATTGCGTAAAATATCTTATTCACGAAAAAAATTTTGAAGTTCACACGATATTAGTAAATACCGGTGGTTTTTCTGATGAAGAATTAGAACATACGGAAAAAAGAGCATACGAGTTGGGAAGTACTTCTCATGTGAATAAAACCATACTGGATAAATTTTACGAAAAAGCAATTAAATATTTGATTTTCGGTAATGTCCTTAAGAATAATACATATCCATTATCAGTAAGTGCAGAAAGGATTTTTCAAGCAATAGAGGTTATTAATTATGCGAAGAAAGTTGGAGCTAAATATATCGCACACGGAAGTACTGGTGCAGGAAATGATCAGATTAGGTTTGATGTAATTTTTCAAACGTTGGCTCCCGAAATTGAAATTATTACTCCGATAAGAGACTTAAAATTATCTAGACAAGCAGAAGTTGAGTTTCTCAAAAAACATGGAGTAAATTACAGTTGGGAAAAGGCTCAGTATTCTATTAATAAAGGAATTTGGGGAACTAGTGTAGGAGGAAAAGAGACGTTAACATCGCATAATGCCTTACCTGAAGATGCATATCCAAGCCAGCTTCAAAAAGACAAAGAAGAAACCATAACACTAAATTTTGAAAAAGGAGAATTAGTCGGTTTAGATGGAATCAAGGATACTCCCGTGAAAAATATTCAGAAACTGGAAGAACTTGCGAGTGCCTTTGCTATCGGTAGGGATATCCATGTTGGCGATACTATTATAGGTATAAAAGGTAGAGTAGGCTTTGAGGCTGCAGCTCCATTAGTAATTATAAAAGCGCATCATTTATTAGAAAAACATGTGCTAACCAAGTGGCAACAATATTGGAAAGAGCAATTAGCAAATTGGTATGGTATGTTATTACATGAAGGTAATTATCTAGATCCAGTCATGAGAAATATCGAGGTATTCCTAGACGACTCTCAGAAATCAGTTACGGGAGATGTAATCGTGAAATTAAAACCTTATCATTTTACATTGGTAGGAATCGAATCAGAATTTGATATGATGAAATCAGATTTTGGTCAATATGGCGAAATGAACAATTCGTGGACTGCCGATGATGCTAAAGGTTTTATCAAAATATATGGGAATGCAAACAAGATATACCATAACGTAAACCCAAGCGAGTCATGA
- a CDS encoding GNAT family N-acetyltransferase, with amino-acid sequence MKDIEIIIATKDHLTYAREICNVISDSAKVRGTGIAKRTPEYIKTKIRNGNAIIALCQGKFAGFCYIEVWGHEKYVAHSGLIVHPDFRNQGLAKKIKEFTFNYSLQKYPLSKVFGITTGLAVMKINSDLGYKPVTFSELTDDPKFWAGCKTCTNYDILTAKDHKMCLCTGMLYDPANGARKKEKWYNRKVLKRLKKIKQTMLTSNKQLLLWKK; translated from the coding sequence ATGAAAGATATAGAAATCATAATCGCTACAAAAGATCATCTTACATATGCTAGAGAAATATGTAATGTTATATCAGACTCTGCAAAAGTTAGAGGGACTGGTATTGCTAAACGTACTCCGGAGTATATAAAAACCAAGATTAGGAATGGAAATGCAATTATAGCTTTATGTCAAGGTAAGTTTGCTGGCTTCTGTTATATAGAAGTTTGGGGACATGAAAAATATGTAGCGCATTCTGGTCTTATTGTACATCCGGATTTTAGGAATCAAGGGTTGGCGAAGAAAATTAAAGAATTCACTTTTAATTATTCTTTGCAAAAGTATCCTCTTTCCAAGGTTTTTGGAATTACAACCGGATTAGCAGTAATGAAGATAAACTCAGATTTAGGGTATAAACCAGTTACTTTCTCAGAACTAACCGACGATCCCAAATTTTGGGCAGGCTGTAAAACCTGTACTAATTATGATATTCTTACTGCTAAAGATCATAAAATGTGCCTTTGTACAGGAATGTTGTACGATCCAGCTAATGGAGCAAGAAAAAAGGAAAAATGGTACAATAGAAAAGTACTGAAAAGATTAAAAAAAATAAAACAAACAATGCTAACAAGCAATAAACAATTGTTGTTATGGAAAAAGTAG